In Trichoderma breve strain T069 chromosome 4, whole genome shotgun sequence, the following proteins share a genomic window:
- a CDS encoding ankyrin repeats (many copies) domain-containing protein — MLSNGDCSWGCYKFFPEAEQAPEVEHHQAAKASSNHLCVHAFLTQSKKFFSSDTIMGFKRWLQKQRQKHSSSSSTNEIVAVNSGQGRQNGTNAIGSRNTDDSIDDQTDRNETNERSKASKVDYAPSTLDNIPIQELWNVAYERLREENGPLIAEYESSLKGVVAAGVAQTLSFKANIREQMWTILQKRMEEVNNNTKLKLGDHEIQMNTSQLILNVINAANNYISQAVSGNPFASIAWTGISFLLPLFINASAESASLAKGLEYISSLITQSKMREELYIEARDHELRVRDHEKFQLSHREYKAALERLYRQILKFEAKSCCYYSSKFRIGLDAVKWNDWEQLIGDVREKEQSFSAIEQIWRDIRHVEEQLANESAVAQQEHREFLSWLSDVDPSSTYNDARVRYENGTNEWLLKGSEVFKAWETNAKSLIWLHGKAGSGKSVLTSSVINYLEDQHALKPSTALAYFYFSFSDIKKQQVNGMLASLIKQICSDRPGVSQLNDIKRLNDYKTKGQRPDTQTLETALLSSTSGCSAVYIIIDGLDECPLLGGQREQLLKSLRRILTTASDNFHTFLTSRKEPDINLGIRPLLSSPAKIEIDLLSHQQAINDDVQQYINLTLATEDFNTWPDEVKEEARQLLIRKADCMFQYVRLQLEALRIPSSIAEVRKALHDLPVGLDATYDRILQNIDTRFQSQVINSLKWLAFSKTTLTDGEVSDIFIIHPDDDVVFDETERLFSSTDILKYFSGLIVTLPNYRTIVRLAHFSIKEYLTSRRIAGNPTSAFSFTEIDAHLYITKSCLAYLEYFTAITKTKWEESYESIEHFPLVRYVTKYWALHLEEVPRSSWPTGVTEDAVLALAVRSRSLHLQLHLEKNTSMNPHMLHASLKPHCYTALRGFHQLTELLISQECGANKYLTQEDLDFGLHVAAHEGHLDIVRLFLEAGANINTRCDDWESALDAAAEGQHFDVLKLLISYGTDDSHSQSSLSHSLCRDARSMTILLDSGADIDKQIGYSGTALCLAAAASDSVFFDLLLERGANVNASGGDYCTPLQAAFRLRYMYRESWLMPARVQKLLDRGADPNIQGGRYGTALQAACRLSLYDSHDIGIVMKAVQLLIEHGAGVNTQGGHYGSALHAAASSHHPQATQVIKLLLDNGAEIDQAGNDEWKTALQVACYEGTIEVVRFLIGCGADVNAEGGRYGTPLQAAAARRLNEDSSREELQTKLSILKLLIDEGANINQHGGAALRTAALESPNEGILDLLLAHGADVNACAKDGGTALIAACRSLDNDTRCVRFLLDRGADYHKSGYDRLYDGQTAVLVARALLERGADVNAQHEKYGTALEAACAWNFKLVELLLEHGADVQLQNCAAWYEAARSGGIFSLRLLLEHGTDVNHVSQEHGTALHAAMDTWDRFGYPPGEYILLSPNKISFLLEHGIDPNVTSGLFGSALQAAAYSGRTLLFFGDYMYICNNFWTVFIQGSINLTYFNSLPADRIPSTVLTQSAKLLLDLVINHNKIRSYINAPQYVDSAQNTAEDAIHALYTAIAVAKAPVSWALIARPPGFKRIGSDATTASRNLDMAISAI; from the exons ATGCTGTCCAATGGCGATTGCAGCTGGGGTTGCTATAAATTCTTTCCCGAGGCTGAGCAAGCACCTGAAGTTGAACACCATCAGGCAGCCAAGGCTTCCAGCAACCATCTTTGTGTACACGCTTTCCTCACGCAGTCAAAGAAATTCTTCTCTTCGGATACGATAATGGGATTCAAACGCTGGCTCCAGAAACAGAGACAGAAGcactcatcttcttcatctacaaACGAAATCGTCGCAGTCAATTCTGGCCAAGGGCGTCAGAACGGGACGAACGCCATCGGATCGCGCAATACCGATGATTCAATAGACGATCAAACCGACCGAAATGAAACAAATGAAAGATCAAAGGCCTCTAAAGTCGATTATGCACCATCTACGTTAGACAATATTCCAATCCAGGAGCTGTGGAATGTGGCATACGAAAGGCTGCGAGAGGAAAATGGCCCATTGATCGCTGAATATGAATCAAGCCTCAAAGGAGTTGTCGCCGCTGGTGTGGCACAAACCCTGAGCTTCAAGGCGAACATCAGGGAGCAGATGTGGACGATCCTTCAAAAACGTATGGAGGAGGTAAACAATAATACAAAGCTCAAATTAGGCGACCATGAGATCCAAATGAATACCTCACAACTCATCTTGAACGTCATAAATGCTGCAAACAACTATATCAGCCAGGCCGTCAGTGGTAACCCATTTGCCTCGATAGCCTGGACAGGAATCAGCTTTTTACTTCCA ttatttataaatgCATCAGCTGAAAGCGCCTCTTTAGCTAAAGGACTGGAATatatttcttctcttatcaCGCAAAGTAAAATGAGAGAAGAACTTTATATAGAGGCACGCGATCACGAGCTTCGAGTGCGCGATCACGAAAAGTTCCAACTTTCCCACCGCGAGTATAAGGCCGCCTTGGAGAGGCTTTACAGGCAAATATTAAAGTTCGAAGCGAAAAGTTGTTGTTACTACTCAAGCAAATTTCGCATCGGCTTAGACGCTGTCAAGTGGAATGACTGGGAGCAACTTATAGGCGATGTCCGCGAAAAGGAGCAGAGTTTTTCCGCAATTGAGCAGATTTGGCGCGATATTCGGCATGTCGAGGAACAGTTGGCAAACGAGAGTGCAGTTGCTCAACAAGAACACAGAGAGTTTCTGAGTTGGCTTAGCGACGTTGATCCCTCTTCAACATACAATGATGCACGCGTTAGGTACGAGAATGGCACTAATGAATGGCTCCTAAAAGGCAGTGAGGTATTCAAGGCTTGGGAGACAAATGCTAAGTCACTGATATGGCTTCATGGCAAAG CTGGCTCCGGGAAATCAGTTTTAACGTCGTCAGTCATCAACTACTTAGAAGATCAACATGCTTTAAAGCCTTCAACTGCTCTAGCATATTTCTATTTTAGCTTCAGTGACATTAAGAAGCAGCAAGTTAACGGAATGCTTGCATCACTTATTAAGCAAATCTGTTCTGACAGGCCCGGTGTATCACAATTAAATGACATTAAACGCCTCAACGACTACAAAACCAAGGGCCAGCGCCCGGACACGCAAACACTTGAGACGGCGCTCTTATCCTCTACGTCGGGATGCTCCGCTGTATACATTATCATCGATGGTTTGGATGAGTGCCCGTTACTTGGAGGGCAGAGGGAACAGCTCCTGAAAAGCTTGCGTCGCATTTTAACGACCGCATCTGATAATTTTCATACATTCTTAACGAGCCGTAAGGAGCCAGACATTAATCTTGGAATACGTCCTCTTTTATCTTCGCCGGCGAAAATCGAGATCGATCTATTAAGCCATCAGCAAGCTATCAATGACGATGTTCAGCAATATATAAATCTAACTTTGGCAACCGAGGACTTTAACACATGGCCAGATGAagtaaaagaagaggcaagaCAGTTGCTTATTCGAAAAGCAGACTGCAT GTTCCAATATGTTCGATTACAGCTAGAGGCACTTAGAATACCGTCGTCTATAGCAGAAGTTCGCAAAGCTCTCCACGACCTTCCTGTTGGACTTGATGCAACATATGACCGAATACTCCAGAATATTGATACTAGGTTCCAAAGCCAGGTTATAAACTCGCTAAAATGGCTTGCGTTTTCGAAGACGACCCTGACTGATGGAGAAGTCTCCGATATCTTCATAATACACCCAGACGATGATGTTGTCTTTGATGAGACAGAACGTCTGTTTTCTTCTACtgatatattaaaatatttctCTGGCCTTATCGTCACGCTACCAAATTATCGCACGATCG TGCGTTTGGCTCATTTTTCTATAAAAGAGTATTTGACTTCTCGCCGAATAGCAGGAAACCCTACGTCTGCTTTCTCATTTACAGAAATCGACGCACATTTATATATTACAAAGTCATGCCTCGCCTACCTCGAGTATTTCACAGCTATAACTAAAACAAAGTGGGAAGAGTCTTATGAGAGCATTGAACATTTTCCCTTGGTTAGATATGTCACTAAGTACTGGGCACTTCACCTGGAAGAGGTCCCAcgttcatcatggccaaccGGCGTTACAGAAGATGCTGTACTCGCGCTTGCTGTTCGCAGCAGAAGTCtacatcttcagcttcatctgGAAAAGAATACTTCGATGAATCCACATATGCTACATGCATCTTTAAAACCACATTGTTACACGGCTCTGCGTGGTTTCCACCAGTTAACTGAGCTCCTGATCTCTCAAGAGTGTGGTGCAAACAAGTATTTAACGCAAGAGGATTTGGACTTTGGTCTCCATGTCGCAGCCCATGAGGGGCACTTAGACATTGTACGGCTTTTCCTAGAAGCAGGCGCCAACATTAATACCCGTTGCGATGACTGGGAATCAGCACTGGATGCCGCAGCGGAGGGTCAGCACTTTGATGTTCTAAAGCTCCTCATAAGCTATGGGACCGACGACAGCCATTCCCAGAGTTCGCTAAGTCATTCATTATGTCGAGACGCCCGAAGTATGACAATCCTTCTTGACAGCGGCGCAGATATCGATAAGCAAATCGGATACTCTGGGACAGCGCTCTGCCttgcggcagcagccagtgACTCTGTATTCTTCGACCTACTGCTAGAGAGAGGTGCCAATGTCAATGCCTCCGGTGGAGATTATTGTACGCCGCTCCAAGCAGCTTTTAGATtgaggtacatgtacagagaGTCGTGGCTCATGCCTGCACGCGTTCAGAAGTTATTAGACCGTGGCGCAGACCCCAACATTCAAGGTGGGCGATATGGAACAGCACTACAGGCTGCGTGCCGTTTATCTTTATACGATTCACATGATATCGGAATAGTAATGAAGGCTGTACAGCTTCTTATTGAGCATGGAGCTGGTGTGAATACTCAAGGGGGACATTACGGATCAGCACTCCACGCGGCAGCATCGTCGCATCATCCTCAAGCAACGCAGGTAATCAAGTTACTCCTGGACAACGGCGCCGAAATCGATCAAGCGGGTAATGACGAATGGAAAACTGCGCTGCAAGTTGCTTGTTACGAAGGGACAATAGAAGTTGTGCGCTTTTTGATAGGCTGTGGAGCTGATGTGAACGCAGAAGGCGGTCGTTACGGTACCCCTTTACAAGCTGCGGCAGCTCGGCGCCTCAATGAGGACTCAAGTCGTGAAGAACTACAGACCAAACTCTCGATTCTCAAACTGCTCATAGATGAGGGCGCCAATATAAATCAACATGGTGGAGCGGCGCTACGGACCGCCGCTTTGGAATCACCTAATGAGGGAATCCTCGACTTGCTCCTTGCTCATGGTGCGGATGTCAATGCATGTGCAAAAGACGGCGGAACGGCATTGATAGCCGCCTGCAGGAGCCTCGACAATGACACGAGATGTGTGCGATTTCTGTTGGACCGTGGCGCTGAT TATCACAAGAGTGGTTACGATAGACTTTATGATGGCCAAACCGCGGTGCTCGTGGCACGAGCGCTACTTGAGCGTGGTGCTGATGTAAATGCACAACACGAGAAATATGGAACAGCACTCGAAgcagcttgtgcttggaACTTTAAGTTAGTTGAGCTGTTGCTTGAACACGGTGCAGATGTTCAGCTTCAAAACTGCGCTGCTTGGTACGAAGCTGCTCGTTCCGGTGGCATTTTCAGCCTTCGGCTTCTGCTTGAACATGGGACTGATGTGAATCATGTTTCTCAAGAACATGGGACTGCTTTGCATGCCGCGATGGATACCTGGGATCGGTTCGGATATCCCCCCGGTGAATACATACTACTATCGCCTAATAAGATCAGCTTTTTGCTTGAGCACGGAATTGACCCGAATGTTACGA GCGGCCTCTTCGGTTCGGCTTTGCAGGCAGCCGCCTACTCGGGTCGGACTCTATTG TTCTTTGgagactacatgtacatctGCAACAACTTCTGGACCGTATTTATTCAGGGCTCTATTAATTTGACATACTTCAACTCACTTCCCGCCGACCGCATCCCTTCCACAGTCCTCACCCAATCCGCGAAACTCCTTCTCGACCTCGTCATTAACCACAACAAAATTCGATCATACATCAATGCCCCTCAATATGTTGATTCAGCGCAAAATACTGCGGAAGATGCTATTCACGCGCTGTATACGGCTATTGCAGTGGCGAAGGCACCTGTCAGCTGGGCCTTAATTGCTAGACCACCAGGCTTCAAAAGAATAGGCTCAGATGCGACGACAGCATCAAGAAATTTGGACATGGCGATTTCCGCAATTTGA
- a CDS encoding prion-inhibition and propagation domain-containing protein: MAEALGTAIGVIGFVGQLFDGCVKAYGYFTTASNLDSDSQRMMCKVRIEEMRLVVWGREWGVAEGKFDEHLSERNPQLKVLATQILEQLHGTVTDFKKLQDRYGLVDEAATKGGKEADVSPPRKGSKDEGKKTNGFKTSSSTLNLSSERSWRKEIGLRTKWVIGDKDKFSNLLKDLKDFNDGLEALFPPSQVQSFQRAWTHQLLDRAQRDLAELSLLENASSGIYPKLTNSANLKKLRINLDSKPQESFKPTFALKIGRTSLNIQDLESPRRVQAHHVTAGDVLIEWVDYDREEIEERVVHVRRMDDLARMMHSASECHPDLHSIDCLGYTDDAANNRYGLVYKAPASSHSTLKTLISSPDLKTPDLDDRIRLAQTLAVAVWSLHSLDWLHKSICSSNIVFFPSAFSTSGLSPTASAALVPDISLPYLSGFGASRPELDIALSVVPRNPSIEDLHRHPASLRGRPHIKPFDIYSFGLVLLEIGLWKVLQTYYKAHYTAERWRDKVVLAVLVPGLGSKVGKRYREVVEMCLRVDDEMSSSEAGELMEEVVNKLESIRV; this comes from the exons ATGGCTGAGGCTCTTGGCACCGCCATTGGCGTCATTGGCTTCGTCGGCCAGCTATTCGACGGCTGTGTCAAGGCTTATGGATACTTTACCACGGCAAGCAACCTGGACTCGGACAGCCAGCGGATGATGTGCAAAGTGCGCATTGAGGAGATGCGGCTGGTGGTTTGGGGCAGGGAATGGGGAGTCGCAGAGGGCAAGTTTGACGAGCATCTGAGCGAGCGGAATCCGCAACTCAAGGTCTTGGCGACACAGATTCTGGAGCAGCTTCATGGCACCGTCACAGACTTTAAGAAGCTGCAGGATCGCTACGGGCTGGTGGATGAGGCGGCGACTAAGGGCGGTAAGGAGGCGGATGTCTCACCACCGCGCAAAGGATCCAAGGAtgagggcaagaagacgaaTGGCTTCAAGACGTCATCGAGTACGCTTAATCTTTCAAGtgagaggagctggagaaaagagattgGGCTGAGGACGAAATGGGTAATAGGAG ACAAGGACAAGTTTTCCAACCTGTTGAAAGATCTCAAAG ACTTCAACGACGGCCTTGAAgccctcttccccccttcccAGGTCCAATCCTTTCAGCGCGCATGGACGCATCAACTCCTTGATCGCGCCCAACGAGATCTCGCCGAGCTGTCTTTGCTTGAGAATGCATCGTCAGGCATCTATCCTAAGCTCACAAACTCGGCCAACCTCAAAAAACTCCGCATCAATCTCGATAGCAAGCCCCAGGAATCCTTCAAGCCTACCTTTGCCCTAAAAATCGGGCGCACCTCGCTCAACATCCAGGACCTGGAATCGCCTCGCCGGGTTCAGGCTCACCACGTCACTGCAGGCGATGTACTCATCGAATGGGTCGACTATGATCgcgaggagattgaagagcGCGTTGTTCACGTTCGAAGAATGGACGACTTGGCTCGCATGATGCATTCAGCCTCAGAATGCCATCCAGATCTTCACAGCATTGATTGTCTGGGATACACAGATGACGCCGCCAACAACCGCTACGGCCTCGTCTATAAAGCGCCGGCATCTTCTCACTCAACGCTTAAGACGCTCATCTCCAGCCCTGACCTCAAAACGCCAGATCTCGACGACCGCATTCGCCTTGCGCAGAccctcgccgtcgccgtttGGTCTCTGCACTCGCTCGATTGGCTACACAAATCCATCTGCTCCTCTAACatcgtcttttttccctctgcATTTTCCACATCCGGCCTCTCACCCACCGCCTCTGCCGCTCTCGTTCCGGACATCTCCTTGCCGTATCTCAGTGGTTTCGGCGCCTCGCGACCGGAGCTCGACATAGCATTGTCCGTTGTCCCACGTAACCCGTCCATCGAGGACCTTCACCGCCATCCCGCCTCTCTCCGTGGCAGGCCGCATATCAAGCCATTTGACATTTACAGCTTTGGCTTAGTCCTATTAGAGATTGGCCTCTGGAAAGTCCTACAGACGTATTACAAGGCACACTATACCGCCGAGCGCTGGCGTGATAAGGTTGTCCTCGCTGTGTTAGTCCCGGGACTGGGGAGCAAAGTCGGCAAGAGATACAGGGAAGTGGTGGAGATGTGTCTGCgcgtggatgatgagatgtCAAGCAGCGAGGCGGGTGAGTTAATGGAGGAGGTTGTGAATAAGCTGGAAAGCATCCGGGTGTGA
- a CDS encoding hydrophobic surface binding protein A domain-containing protein, whose amino-acid sequence MVAITKFLWLALATTTATAAAIVQRDVITVQNDIKQKIGPIWTTLKSDIDAFPNSGSKGEAAIQSGFGDAILALEGTTADIKSTGSFGLVSGTTIFADIELLVPTFLSALVTLVAQKPT is encoded by the coding sequence ATGGTGGCCATTACGAAATTCCTTTGGCTGGCTCTGGCTACCACTACTGCCACTGCTGCAGCTATCGTTCAGCGCGATGTTATTACCGTTCAGAACGATATTAAGCAAAAGATTGGCCCAATTTGGACTACCCTCAAGAGCGACATCGATGCTTTCCCGAACAGCGGCTcaaaaggagaagctgcaatTCAGTCAGGCTTTGGTGACGCGATTCTTGCTCTGGAAGGGACAACAGCCGATATCAAATCTACTGGTTCATTTGGCCTCGTCTCTGGCACAACTATCTTTGCCGACATTGAACTGCTCGTGCCCACCTTTTTGTCTGCGCTCGTGACACTAGTAGCGCAAAAACCAACTTAG
- a CDS encoding major intrinsic protein domain-containing protein codes for MEGSSNSARNASNDNAGDVTSPTGQVTNESMTSSRRGLNETREDQDRSSLRRRSRASRRSTFRSVAPITTAGQGTQFNLAGPTDNPQLRTAHEPFVHPGYSDLNPSYEQPNNAKPIWSLAKPLPRVVRPGMVPTKNELLENCVNAELPAENSQNLGLDVDPNEIEKGRIEKSADLRKMGAQVTDARQQRENNFIKTILAADAEAQSEGLSQLVKTRSSQRRATITRPSIQSPLYTVQEGLSEHTSERRKDSHESQRSGQGEGEFDPGPDELIEGNRSLETLRLDQDAYPEDLHPLVQDLVEEEIHNNHTIWSVIRTHHREALAESLAVFVQLTVGFCADLSVTVAKAGNPNTTDWAWGFATMIGIYISGGVSGAHLNPTITIMLWFFRGFPKRKMPEYFLAQFLGAFCACFAAYGVYYVSIKHYLLTGVDDDIINCFVTSQRSSYINAPTALFNEFIGTMCLTIVVLALGDDQNAPPGAGMNSLIIGLIITCLSMSFANQTGAALNPSRDFGPRLALLALGYTSELFTNPYWFYGPWAGTLLGSFMGAFLYDFFIFTGGESPINYPLERTQRAFHKSGMKWRRRLHLTPKQEEERIV; via the coding sequence ATGGAGGGCTCGTCTAATTCAGCCCGCAATGCCTCAAATGATAATGCCGGCGACGTCACTTCGCCAACCGGGCAGGTCACAAACGAGTCCATGACCTCCTCAAGGCGAGGTCTTAATGAGACTCGCGAGGATCAAGACCGTTCAAGTCTCCGTCGACGGAGTAGAGCCTCGAGGAGGTCTACCTTTCGCAGCGTGGCACCTATAACaacagctggccaaggaacTCAATTCAATCTTGCTGGTCCTACCGATAACCCTCAATTGCGCACCGCACATGAACCGTTTGTTCACCCAGGCTATAGTGATCTCAACCCATCATATGAGCAGCCAAATAATGCCAAGCCGATATGGAGTTTGGCCAAGCCTCTGCCGCGTGTTGTCCGTCCGGGGATGGTACCAACAAAGAacgagctgctcgagaaCTGCGTCAACGCCGAGCTGCCCGCTGAAAATTCGCAAAATCTAGGGCTGGATGTCGATCCgaatgagattgaaaagggCCGCATTGAGAAATCGGCGGATTTGCGTAAAATGGGAGCGCAAGTCACCGATGCCCGGCAACAGCGagaaaataactttataaaaacGATCTTGGCCGCAGATGCCGAGGCACAATCAGAGGGGCTCTCACAGCTTGTAAAAACGAGGTCAAGCCAAAGACGAGCTACGATCACGCGCCCGTCAATTCAGAGCCCTCTGTATACTGTGCAAGAAGGCCTATCTGAACACACTTCAGAACGACGCAAAGACAGCCACGAGTCCCAACGGTCAGGGCAGGGCGAAGGAGAGTTTGATCCGGGCCCAGACGAGCTAATCGAGGGCAATCGTTCTCTTGAGACACTGCGGCTTGACCAAGATGCATATCCAGAGGACCTCCACCCCTTGGTCCAGGACTTGGTAGAGGAAGAGATTCACAACAACCATACCATATGGTCTGTCATCCGCACTCACCATCGTGAAGCTTTGGCCGAGTCCCTAGCTGTTTTCGTTCAACTCACCGTTGGATTTTGCGCCGATCTTTCTGTAACTGTGGCTAAAGCCGGAAACCCCAATACGACTGATTGGGCTTGGGGATTTGCGACTATGATAGGGATATACATCTCTGGTGGCGTTTCTGGTGCCCATCTCAACCCTACAATCACTATAATGCTCTGGTTCTTTCGTGGATTTCCTAAGCGCAAGATGCCCGAGTACTTTTTGGCACAGTTTCTTGGAGCCTTTTGTGCGTGTTTTGCCGCATACGGAGTGTATTACGTGTCTATCAAACACTATCTCCTCACCGGTGTAGACGATGACATTATAAACTGCTTTGTCACGAGCCAGCGCAGCTCATACATTAACGCGCCTACAGCTCTATTCAACGAGTTTATTGGCACAATGTGTCTGACCATCGTTGTATTAGCTCTTGGTGACGATCAAAATGCTCCCCCTGGCGCGGGCATGaactctctcatcatcggcctcaTTATTACATGCCTCAGCATGAGCTTTGCTAACCAAACAGGCGCTGCTCTCAATCCGAGTCGCGATTTTGGTCCTCGCTTGGCGCTTTTGGCCTTGGGTTACACTTCTGAGTTATTCACCAACCCTTACTGGTTTTACGGTCCCTGGGCGGGTACGTTACTGGGCTCGTTTATGGGGGCATTCCTTTACgatttttttatttttactgGAGGCGAATCACCAATCAATTATCCATTAGAGCGAACACAGCGTGCTTTTCATAAGAGTGGCATGAAGTGGCGTCGTCGGCTGCATCTGACGCCtaagcaagaagaagagagaattgTCTAG
- a CDS encoding arginosuccinate synthase domain-containing protein: protein MSKGRVCLAYSGGLDTSTILVWLIQEGYEVIAFLADVGQVEDFAAVEKKALQLGAKAFVCENLQRELVDEVVKRAIQCNAVFESRYLLGTALARPVIARSQVRVAEKHGCQYLSHGCTGKGNDQIRFELAFHALNPNIEVIAPWRLPAFIERFKGRNDLLKFAAENGIPVSSTPKAPWSMDENLVHISYEAGILEDPETTPPKELWLRTIDPRDAANEPVEFSIHFDKGVISKVVVGDKEITDSVESFKALNKIGSEAGVGRIDIVENRFIGLKSRGCYETPGLTLALAAHLDLEGLVMDSRVREIRDQFVSLNWSRQLYNGMYFSPEREFIDNSIEFSQRNVSGVVRLAAYKGNVTILGRSSDSSNLYSQEDASMDSLEGFSPMDTSGFIAIQAMRLKKYGEQKRKDGAPLSQS from the exons ATGTCCAAGGGTCGTGTTTGTCT CGCCTATTCTGGTGGACTTGATACGTCTACCATCCTTGTCTGGCTGATCCAGGAAGGATATGAGGTGATTGCCTTTTTGGCCGACGTTGGGCAGGTCGAAG ACTTTGCTgccgtggagaagaaggctcttCAGCTCGGTGCCAAAGCCTTCGTTTGCGAAAACCTCCAGCGTGAGCTCGTGGACGAAGTCGTCAAGCGAGCTATCCAGTGCAATGCCGTCTTTGAGTCTCGGTACCTTTTGGGCACAGCACTTGCTCGCCCTGTGATCGCCCGCAGCCAAGTCCGAGTCGCAGAAAAACATGGTTGCCAATACT TGTCGCATGGCTGCACCGGAAAAGGAAACGACCAGATTCGCTTTGAGCTGGCTTTCCATGCGCTCAACCCTAACATTGAGGTTATTGCCCCATGGCGACTTCCCGCCTTCATCGAGCGTTTCAAGGGTCGCAACGACCTGCTCAAGTTCGCCGCTGAGAACGGAATCCCCGTCAGCTCTACACCTAAGGCCCCCTGGTCAAT GGATGAG AACCTTGTTCACATTTCCTACGAAGCTGGAATTCTGGAAGACCCTGAGACGACTCCCCCGAAGGAGCTTTGGCTTCGTACTATCGACCCCAGGGATGCGGCTAATGAGCCCGTCGAATTCAGCATTCACTTCGATAAGGGTGTCATCTCCAAGGTTGTCGTCGGCGACAAGGAGATTACCGACTCCGTTGAATCCTTCAAAGCCCTCAACAAGATTGGAAGCGAGGCTGGTGTCGGACGCATTGACATCGTTGAGAACCGTTTTATTGGCCTAAAGTCGCGAGGTTGCTACGAAACCCCAGGCCTCACGCTGGCTCTTGCCGCCCATTTGGACCTAGAGGGTCTCGTCATGGACTCCCGAGTGCGAGAAATCCGGGACCAATTCGTCAGTCTTAACTGGTCGCGCCAGCTTTACAACGGCATGTACTTCAGCCCTGAACGCGAGTTCATTGACAACTCTATTGAGTTCTCTCAGCGTAACGTCTCTGGAGTTGTGCGACTGGCCGCCTACAAGGGCAACGTGACTATCTTGGGCCGTTCCAGCGACTCATCCAACTTGTACTCCCAGGAGGATGCTTCTATGGACTCTCTCGAGGGCTTTTCCCCAATGGATACCTCTGGATTCATTGCCATCCAGGCTATGCGCCTCAAGAAGTATGGCGAGCAGAAGCGAAAGGACGGCGCACCTCTTAGCCAGTCTTAA